A portion of the Stella humosa genome contains these proteins:
- a CDS encoding helix-turn-helix domain-containing protein, translating to MARIQALKAGGLTDVEIATKLQVGLPTVRRVLAPPAAAKPRAARPAAPAERPRRRVAIIDGPSPVDVHVGRQVRLYRTVAGLSQTQLAEAIGLTFQQVQKYERGGNRISASKLVQIGQVLGTPVTAFFDGLEGGAETPQEPGIMLRREAIELSRAYERIASSDLRQSLMELFHRLGDKLTTPVPAPKRQSAR from the coding sequence ATGGCTCGCATCCAGGCCCTGAAGGCCGGTGGCCTGACCGACGTGGAGATCGCGACGAAGCTGCAGGTCGGCCTGCCCACCGTCCGCCGCGTGCTGGCCCCGCCGGCCGCCGCCAAGCCGCGCGCCGCGCGCCCCGCCGCCCCCGCCGAGCGCCCGCGCCGCCGCGTCGCCATCATCGACGGCCCGTCGCCGGTCGACGTGCATGTCGGCCGTCAGGTCCGCCTCTATCGTACCGTCGCGGGCCTGAGCCAGACCCAGTTGGCCGAGGCGATCGGCCTGACCTTCCAGCAGGTGCAGAAGTACGAGCGCGGCGGCAACCGCATTTCCGCCAGCAAGCTCGTACAGATCGGCCAGGTTCTCGGCACGCCGGTGACGGCCTTCTTCGATGGCCTCGAGGGCGGCGCGGAAACCCCGCAGGAGCCGGGCATCATGCTGCGCCGCGAAGCGATCGAGCTGTCGCGGGCCTATGAGCGCATCGCCAGTTCCGACCTGCGGCAGTCGCTGATGGAGCTGTTCCATCGCCTCGGCGACAAGCTGACGACCCCGGTTCCGGCACCGAAGAGGCAATCGGCCAGGTGA
- a CDS encoding SDR family oxidoreductase, with translation MTESALVTGGSQGIGRAIAAELARAGFQVINLDREPPQVPCGVHVAVDLADRSATAAALAEVVGRYPVTRLVNNVGIVRPGPVEEQTAEDVEAVMDLNVRTAIQCAEALLPAMREAGFGRIVNISSRAALGKELRSAYAASKSALHGLTKTWALELGQFGITVNAVSPGPIATDLFRRVNPDNSPRTAAIRETIPMRRMGQPEDIAGAVAFFLRQDTSFVTGQVLHVCGGMTVAGVGG, from the coding sequence ATGACTGAAAGCGCCCTCGTTACCGGCGGTTCCCAGGGAATCGGCCGGGCCATCGCCGCGGAACTCGCCCGCGCCGGATTCCAGGTGATCAACCTCGACCGCGAGCCACCGCAGGTGCCCTGCGGCGTGCATGTGGCGGTCGACTTGGCGGACCGCAGCGCAACCGCCGCGGCGCTGGCGGAGGTGGTCGGGCGATATCCGGTCACGCGGCTCGTGAACAATGTCGGCATCGTCCGCCCCGGCCCGGTCGAGGAGCAGACGGCGGAGGATGTCGAGGCGGTGATGGACCTGAATGTCCGCACCGCCATCCAGTGCGCCGAGGCGCTGCTGCCGGCGATGCGCGAGGCCGGCTTCGGCCGCATCGTCAACATCAGCAGCCGGGCGGCGCTGGGCAAGGAGCTGCGCTCGGCCTATGCCGCCAGCAAGTCGGCGCTGCACGGGCTGACCAAGACCTGGGCGCTGGAGCTGGGGCAGTTCGGCATCACCGTGAACGCGGTGTCGCCCGGGCCGATCGCGACCGACCTGTTCCGGCGCGTCAACCCCGACAACAGCCCGCGCACCGCCGCCATCCGCGAGACGATCCCGATGCGCCGCATGGGCCAGCCTGAGGATATCGCCGGGGCCGTCGCCTTCTTCCTGCGCCAGGACACGAGCTTCGTGACGGGCCAAGTGCTGCATGTCTGCGGCGGCATGACCGTGGCCGGCGTCGGCGGCTGA
- a CDS encoding tetratricopeptide repeat protein, which yields MATGTGVEQVAVPARQPDAIDRGIDALRAGRAAEAEAIFGEVLARHPAQPDALNGMALALGRRGAWADALDHLDRAIGHRTVPATWHANRSLFLRNLGRPHDAMLALADAVRLAPGHAALRVQLGEAAVAAGDLPRAVAALREALAIEPVSAAGWSGLGTALEASGAVADALAAYRTATEHAGQMPEVWVNLANALNRAGRRPAALDAFDRALALRADFPPAEIGRAVVLHGLGRDAEALDGLDAVLARYPDDANAHNNRAVVLQDTGLLDAAIAGFRRALALAPDDPVPRNNLGSALHQAGDTGTAILCFHQALAIRPDYAEAHNNLGSALEAEGDHDGAVAAYGRALDRKPDYRRPRRNLAGLLHTLGRQEAAEAVADEGLAQAPDDLPLRLHAAFTRLRILYRDMDERDRCRAAYRRELEALAAMPLPTEPAALGELADAIGAAQPFYLAYQGLNDRDLQRLYGDFVCRVMAARHPEFADRPAMPPAPAGEPIRVGVLSGFFRLHSNWKIPIQGWLEDLDPARVALHGYYTQAIEGPEAARARALCHRFVAGQRTTAAWAETIRADRLHVLLVPEIGMDPVTVRLAALRLAPVQATSWGHPQTSGMPTIDHFLSSALMEPPDGDQHYSERLVRLPGLSFRPLPPTIRPDPVTRADIGVPDDAVLFWCCQSLFKYLPRDDHLFPAIAARVPRARFVFLGYPAGGEVGDLFRRRIVGAFAAAGLNAQHYCRFLGTVSPARFAGVNRLADIFLDSLGWSGCNSALEALDAGVPVVTLPGELMRGRHAAAILRRAGLDELVAGSVAEYVAIATALAHDPARRAALRQRIAAGRAVIAGDRAPAAGLQAYLLAQAGLPA from the coding sequence GTGGCGACGGGGACCGGGGTGGAGCAGGTGGCGGTGCCAGCCCGGCAGCCGGACGCGATCGATCGCGGCATCGACGCGCTGCGGGCCGGCCGCGCCGCCGAAGCCGAGGCCATATTCGGCGAAGTTCTGGCCCGGCACCCGGCCCAGCCCGATGCCCTGAACGGCATGGCGCTGGCGCTGGGCCGGCGCGGCGCCTGGGCGGATGCGCTGGACCATCTCGACCGGGCGATCGGCCACCGCACCGTGCCTGCCACCTGGCATGCCAACCGCAGCCTGTTCCTGCGCAACCTGGGCCGTCCGCATGACGCCATGCTGGCCCTGGCCGATGCCGTCCGCCTGGCGCCCGGCCACGCGGCCTTGCGCGTCCAACTCGGCGAGGCGGCGGTCGCCGCCGGCGACCTGCCCCGGGCGGTGGCGGCCCTGCGCGAGGCGCTGGCGATCGAGCCTGTCAGCGCCGCCGGCTGGAGCGGCCTCGGCACGGCGCTCGAAGCCAGCGGCGCCGTTGCGGATGCGCTCGCCGCCTATCGCACGGCGACCGAACATGCGGGCCAGATGCCGGAGGTCTGGGTCAACCTCGCCAACGCGCTGAATCGTGCGGGTCGACGCCCCGCCGCGCTCGATGCCTTCGACCGGGCGCTGGCGCTGCGGGCGGACTTCCCACCGGCCGAGATCGGCCGGGCGGTGGTCCTGCACGGCCTGGGCCGCGATGCCGAGGCCCTGGACGGGCTGGACGCCGTGCTGGCCCGCTATCCCGACGATGCCAACGCGCACAACAACCGCGCCGTCGTGCTGCAGGACACGGGCTTGCTCGACGCCGCCATCGCCGGCTTCCGCCGTGCGCTGGCACTGGCGCCGGACGATCCGGTGCCGCGCAACAACCTGGGCAGCGCGCTGCACCAGGCCGGGGACACGGGCACGGCCATCCTCTGCTTTCACCAGGCGCTGGCGATCCGCCCCGACTATGCCGAGGCGCACAACAACCTCGGCAGCGCGCTGGAGGCCGAGGGCGACCATGACGGGGCTGTTGCCGCCTATGGCCGCGCGCTCGACCGCAAGCCCGACTATCGCCGCCCGCGCCGCAACCTGGCCGGCCTGCTGCACACGCTGGGGCGCCAGGAGGCGGCCGAGGCGGTGGCGGACGAAGGCTTGGCCCAGGCGCCGGACGACCTGCCGCTGCGCCTGCACGCGGCCTTCACCCGGCTGCGCATCCTCTATCGTGACATGGACGAGCGCGACCGGTGCCGCGCCGCCTACCGCCGCGAACTGGAGGCGCTGGCGGCCATGCCGCTGCCGACGGAGCCGGCCGCCCTGGGCGAACTGGCCGACGCGATCGGGGCGGCCCAGCCCTTCTACCTGGCCTACCAGGGCCTGAACGACCGCGACCTGCAGCGCCTCTATGGCGACTTCGTCTGCCGGGTGATGGCCGCCCGCCATCCTGAGTTCGCCGACCGGCCGGCGATGCCGCCCGCACCCGCGGGCGAGCCCATCCGCGTCGGCGTGCTGTCGGGCTTCTTCCGGCTGCATTCCAACTGGAAGATCCCGATCCAGGGCTGGCTGGAGGATCTGGACCCGGCCCGCGTCGCCCTCCACGGTTACTATACCCAGGCGATCGAAGGCCCGGAGGCGGCGCGCGCGCGGGCACTCTGCCACCGCTTCGTCGCGGGCCAGCGCACCACGGCCGCCTGGGCCGAGACGATCCGGGCTGACCGCCTGCACGTCCTGCTGGTGCCGGAGATCGGCATGGACCCGGTCACGGTCCGGCTGGCCGCCCTGCGCCTGGCGCCGGTGCAGGCGACGTCCTGGGGCCATCCCCAGACGTCGGGCATGCCGACCATCGACCATTTCCTGTCGAGCGCCCTGATGGAGCCGCCCGACGGCGACCAGCACTATTCCGAGCGGCTGGTGCGGCTGCCAGGCCTGTCCTTCCGGCCGCTGCCGCCGACCATCCGGCCGGACCCGGTCACCCGCGCCGACATCGGCGTGCCGGACGATGCGGTTCTCTTCTGGTGCTGCCAGTCGCTCTTCAAGTATCTCCCCCGCGATGACCATCTGTTCCCCGCCATCGCCGCGCGCGTCCCGCGGGCGCGCTTCGTCTTCCTCGGCTATCCGGCCGGTGGCGAGGTGGGCGACCTCTTTCGCCGGCGCATCGTGGGGGCGTTCGCCGCGGCCGGCCTCAATGCCCAGCATTATTGCCGATTCCTGGGCACCGTCAGCCCGGCGCGGTTCGCCGGGGTCAACCGGCTGGCCGACATCTTCCTCGATTCGCTCGGCTGGTCGGGCTGCAACTCGGCGCTGGAGGCGCTCGATGCCGGGGTGCCGGTGGTGACGCTGCCGGGCGAACTGATGCGCGGCCGGCATGCCGCGGCCATCCTGCGCCGGGCCGGCCTGGACGAGCTGGTGGCGGGCAGCGTCGCCGAGTATGTCGCGATCGCGACCGCCCTGGCGCACGACCCGGCCCGGCGCGCGGCGCTCCGCCAGCGCATCGCCGCCGGCCGGGCCGTCATCGCGGGCGACCGGGCCCCGGCAGCCGGTCTCCAGGCCTATCTCCTGGCCCAGGCCGGCCTGCCGGCATGA
- a CDS encoding O-linked N-acetylglucosamine transferase, SPINDLY family protein gives MTAAAVRQFRDRLERQPDDRVAMAGLAEALAADGRFAEALPWSERAIAGPATPARWIGASGILLARAGRPSEAVPRLEQALALAPADHDLRWELGRALERLGRVDAAIAAWQAVLRDQPDHVPALASLGGALWLQRRTEPAIAALDRAVALRPDWIELRDSLANARNHVGDWDAAERIFAETLRLRPDHLPSRVNACVARLREIYDDTATRDRSRAAYARDLAAIDAMPVPADPAAAARILGARKPFLLAYQGAVDRDLQAMYGRLVCRAMAASLPQFTAPPPPPGLGPGERVRVGILSGFFRHHSNWKMRLRGWLEDLDRSRFAVHAYYTGGGEDAETARARALADRFLGGSRPVGEWAGRIRDDRLHVLLVPEIGMDPVTLQLAGLRLAPVQATSWGHPQTSGMPTIDDFLSSAMMEPADGDGHYTERLVRLPGLSCRPIPVAVAPEPVDRDALGAGADDVLFWCCQSLAKYLPQHDDVFARIARRLPAARFLFLGEPAGNRVDAAFRARIAKAFAAFGLDAAQHCRYLGRQSAARFAGCTRAADIFLDSIGWSGCNSTIEAVQYDLPVITWPGATMRARHSDAILRLVGVDETIVGSADAYVDLAVRLGTDPAWRGRLRARIAAGKHRLFADRSYLPGLEAYLMQAADRQP, from the coding sequence ATGACCGCGGCGGCCGTCCGCCAATTCCGGGACCGGCTCGAACGCCAGCCGGACGACCGGGTGGCGATGGCGGGACTGGCCGAGGCCCTGGCGGCCGACGGCCGTTTTGCCGAGGCCCTGCCCTGGAGCGAGCGCGCGATCGCCGGCCCCGCGACCCCGGCCCGTTGGATCGGCGCCAGCGGCATCCTTTTGGCCCGGGCGGGCCGCCCGTCCGAGGCGGTGCCCCGGCTGGAGCAGGCGCTGGCGCTGGCGCCGGCCGATCACGACCTGCGCTGGGAACTGGGCCGCGCGCTGGAGCGGCTGGGCCGCGTCGATGCCGCGATCGCGGCCTGGCAGGCGGTGCTGCGCGACCAGCCCGACCATGTGCCGGCGCTGGCCTCGCTGGGCGGCGCGCTATGGCTGCAGCGCCGGACGGAACCGGCCATCGCGGCACTCGATCGCGCGGTGGCGCTGCGGCCGGACTGGATCGAGCTGCGCGACAGCCTGGCCAACGCGCGTAACCATGTCGGTGACTGGGACGCGGCCGAGCGCATCTTCGCCGAGACGCTGCGGCTCCGGCCCGATCACCTGCCGAGCCGGGTCAATGCCTGCGTCGCCCGCCTGCGCGAGATCTATGACGACACGGCCACCCGCGACCGCTCGCGCGCGGCCTATGCCAGGGACCTGGCCGCCATCGACGCCATGCCGGTCCCGGCCGACCCGGCGGCGGCCGCCCGCATCCTGGGCGCGCGCAAGCCCTTCCTGCTGGCCTACCAAGGCGCGGTCGACCGCGACCTCCAGGCGATGTACGGGCGGCTCGTCTGCCGCGCGATGGCGGCCAGCCTGCCGCAGTTCACGGCACCACCGCCGCCGCCCGGCCTGGGGCCGGGCGAGCGCGTCCGGGTCGGCATCCTGTCGGGCTTCTTCCGCCACCACTCCAACTGGAAGATGCGGCTGCGCGGCTGGCTCGAGGATCTCGACCGCAGCCGCTTTGCCGTCCACGCCTACTATACGGGCGGTGGCGAGGATGCCGAGACGGCCCGCGCCCGCGCCCTGGCCGACCGCTTCCTGGGCGGCAGCCGCCCGGTCGGCGAGTGGGCCGGCCGGATCCGCGACGACCGCCTGCATGTGCTGCTGGTGCCCGAGATCGGCATGGACCCGGTGACGCTGCAACTGGCCGGCCTGCGGCTGGCGCCGGTGCAGGCGACCTCCTGGGGCCATCCCCAGACTTCCGGCATGCCGACGATCGACGATTTCCTGTCCAGCGCCATGATGGAGCCGGCGGACGGCGACGGGCACTATACCGAGCGTCTGGTCCGCCTACCGGGCCTGTCCTGCCGGCCGATCCCGGTGGCGGTCGCGCCGGAGCCGGTCGACCGCGACGCGCTGGGGGCAGGGGCCGACGATGTGCTCTTCTGGTGCTGCCAGTCGCTGGCGAAGTACCTGCCCCAGCATGACGACGTCTTCGCGCGCATCGCGCGGCGCTTGCCGGCGGCGCGCTTCCTCTTCCTGGGGGAGCCCGCCGGCAACCGGGTCGATGCCGCCTTCCGGGCCCGCATCGCCAAGGCCTTTGCCGCCTTCGGGCTGGATGCGGCGCAGCATTGCCGGTATCTCGGCCGGCAGAGCGCGGCACGCTTCGCCGGCTGCACGCGGGCGGCCGACATCTTCCTCGATTCGATCGGCTGGTCGGGCTGCAACTCGACCATCGAGGCGGTGCAGTACGACCTGCCGGTCATCACCTGGCCGGGGGCCACCATGCGCGCGCGCCATTCCGATGCCATCCTGCGCTTGGTCGGCGTCGATGAGACGATCGTCGGCTCGGCCGACGCCTATGTCGACCTGGCGGTGCGCCTGGGCACGGATCCGGCGTGGCGCGGCCGGCTGCGGGCGCGGATCGCGGCCGGCAAGCATCGCCTGTTCGCCGACCGATCGTACCTGCCCGGCCTGGAGGCCTATCTGATGCAGGCCGCGGACCGGCAGCCATGA